A stretch of the Panicum virgatum strain AP13 chromosome 9N, P.virgatum_v5, whole genome shotgun sequence genome encodes the following:
- the LOC120693415 gene encoding pentatricopeptide repeat-containing protein At2g13600-like gives MIRSRGDVVSWTKRVSALARSGRAAEAVAAFARMDAAPNALTLASVLPACAALRSLGPGRAVHGFWLRRAGAPGANLIVDNAVLDMYAKCGALGSARRLFDEMPERDVRSWTALVWGLARGGSPHDAVGMFRAMLSGVGGAAPNEATVVSVLHAVARMGSLACGEALHSYALKQGLAGEQVVGNALINAYAKCGDARMAFRAFGELPEKDLVSWGTVTMAMAVNGRCREALLLLSLMLRRGVRPDGPVFLALLSACCHAGLADQALLFLDAMTRVYGVAPGKEHYTCALDACGRAGRLDRFEEIVSQLPVEYDQQVLGVYYASASEWRARGVASVGGEPLWERFLDGEVDAGGGMYALMSKSLADAGRWEDACAVRERMAAKRIEKDVACTWI, from the coding sequence ATGATCCGCTCGCGCGGGGACGTGGTGTCATGGACGAAGCGCGTGTCGGCGCTGGCGCGGAGCggccgcgcggcggaggcggtcgcGGCGTTCGCCCGGATGGACGCGGCGCCGAACGCGCTGACGCTCGCGAGCGTGCTCCCGGCGTGCGCGGCCCTGCGGAGCCTCGGCCCGGGGCGGGCCGTCCACGGGTTCTGGCTCCGCCGCGCGGGCGCACCCGGCGCGAACCTCATCGTGGACAACGCCGTGCTGGACATGTACGCCAAGTGCGGCGCGCTGGGCAGCGCGCGCCGCCTGTTCGACGAAATGCCGGAGCGGGACGTGCGCTCCTGGACCGCGCTGGTGTGGGGGCTCGCGAGGGGCGGCAGCCCACACGACGCCGTGGGGATGTTCCGGGCGATGCTCTCGGGCGTCGGCGGGGCCGCGCCGAACGAGGCCACCGTCGTCAGCGTCCTGCACGCCGTGGCGCGCATGGGCTCGCTGGCCTGCGGCGAGGCGCTGCACTCGTACGCGCTCAAGCAAGgcctcgccggcgagcaggTCGTCGGCAACGCGTTGATCAACGCCTACGCCAAGTGCGGGGACGCCCGGATGGCGTTCAGGGCGTTCGGCGAGCTCCCGGAGAAAGACCTGGTATCCTGGGGCACCGTcaccatggccatggccgtgAACGGCCGGTGCAgggaggcgctgctgctgctctcgctGATGCTGCGCCGCGGGGTCCGGCCGGACGGCCCGGTGTTCCTGGCGCTGCTCTCTGCTTGCTGCCACGCTGGGCTGGCGGACCAGGCGCTGCTGTTCCTGGACGCCATGACGAGAGTGTACGGGGTCGCGCCGGGGAAAGAGCACTACACGTGCGCGCTCGATGCGTGCGGCCGAGCGGGGCGGCTTGACAGGTTTGAGGAAATTGTCAGCCAGCTGCCGGTGGAATACGACCAGCAGGTGCTTGGAGTCTATTACGCCTCTGCGAGTGAGTGGCGAGCCAGAGGCGTTGCCAGCGTCGGAGGCGAGCCGCTCTGGGAGCGGTTTCTCGACGGAGAAGTGGACGCCGGCGGAGGCATGTACGCGCTCATGTCCAAATCGCTGGCTGATGCAGGGAGATGGGAGGATGCATGTGCTGTCAGGGAGAGGATGGCTGCAAAAAGGATAGAGAAGGATGTTGCATGTACTTGGATTTAA